The following are from one region of the Meleagris gallopavo isolate NT-WF06-2002-E0010 breed Aviagen turkey brand Nicholas breeding stock chromosome 21, Turkey_5.1, whole genome shotgun sequence genome:
- the RFFL gene encoding E3 ubiquitin-protein ligase rififylin isoform X1, whose amino-acid sequence MWASCCNWFCLDGSPEEMQAPQGARAQAYSNPGYSSFPSPTASEQSCKACGLHFDSSSRKHICLDCKNNFCTSCSSQPEGGPLLCHLCQRVRATGFQREELIKMKVKDLRDYLALREISTELCREKEDLVFLVLGHQPAPSQEEQTRTNPFHTSASGQQDFVILPPPSTASPTSHDTSPVSADPISSSLAQEHREGIGYVPPSQVGMTGVENAAEAPTEEETQSTDSEDNLVQGRKASLSDLTSIGDISELSVRQLKEILARNFVNYKGCCEKWELLERVTRLYKEKDLQHLVSDTDDQTGGAGLPGVEDNLCKICMDLPIDCVLLECGHMVTCTKCGKRMSECPICRQYVIRAVHVFKS is encoded by the exons ATGTGGGCAAGCTGCTGTAACTGGTTCTGCCTGGATGGCTCACCCGAGGAGATGCAGGCGCCGCAGGGAGCCCGTGCCCAAGCCTACTCCAACCCTGGGTACAGCTCCTTCCCATCACCCACAGcttctgagcagagctgcaaagCGTGCGGGCTGCACTTCGACAGCTCCTCGAGGAAG CATATCTGCTTGGACTGTAAGAACAACTTCTGCACGTCCTGTTCAAGCCAGCCCGAAGGCGGCCCCCTGCTCTGCCACCTCTGTCAGCGCGTCCGAGCCACAGGTTTCCAGCGGGAAGAGCTGATCAAGATGAAGGTGAAGGATCTGCGCGATTACCTGGCGCTCCGTGAGATCTCCACCGAGCTGTGCCGTGAGAAGGAGGACCTGGTGTTCCTGGTTCTTGGCCACCAACCAGCGCCTAGCCAGGAGGAACAGACGAGAACAAACCCGTTTCATACTAGTGCCTCTGGACAGCAAGACTTTGTGATTCTCCCACCACCCAGCACAGCCTCTCCTACCTCACACGACACATCCCCAGTGTCTGCAGATCCCATCTCAAGCTCACTAGCTCAGGAACACAGAGAG GGAATTGGGTATGTGCCTCCAAGCCAAGTTGGTATGACAGGAGTTGAGAATGCAGCAGAAGCACCAACAGAGGAGGAGACACAG tctACTGACTCGGAAGATAACCTGGTGCAGGGGAGGAAGGCTTCTCTTTCTGATCTAACAAGCATTGGAGACATCAGTGAGTTGTCTGTGCGACAGCTGAAGGAAATTCTTGCTCGCAACTTTGTCAACTACAAGGGCTGCTGTGAAAAgtgggagctgttggagagggtgaCTCGGCTTTATAAAGAGAAAGACCTTCAGCATCTAG TTTCCGACACTGATGATCAAACTG GTGGTGCTGGGCTTCCTGGTGTGGAGGACAACCTCTGCAAAATCTGCATGGACTTACCCATAGACTGTGTCCTGCTTGAGTGTGGCCACATGGTCACCTGCACCAAGTGTGGAAAGCGAATGAGTGAGTGTCCCATATGCAGGCAGTACGTGATAAGGGCTGTCCATGTCTTTAAGTCCTAA
- the RFFL gene encoding E3 ubiquitin-protein ligase rififylin isoform X2, whose amino-acid sequence MWASCCNWFCLDGSPEEMQAPQGARAQAYSNPGYSSFPSPTASEQSCKACGLHFDSSSRKHICLDCKNNFCTSCSSQPEGGPLLCHLCQRVRATGFQREELIKMKVKDLRDYLALREISTELCREKEDLVFLVLGHQPAPSQEEQTRTNPFHTSASGQQDFVILPPPSTASPTSHDTSPVSADPISSSLAQEHRESTDSEDNLVQGRKASLSDLTSIGDISELSVRQLKEILARNFVNYKGCCEKWELLERVTRLYKEKDLQHLVSDTDDQTGGAGLPGVEDNLCKICMDLPIDCVLLECGHMVTCTKCGKRMSECPICRQYVIRAVHVFKS is encoded by the exons ATGTGGGCAAGCTGCTGTAACTGGTTCTGCCTGGATGGCTCACCCGAGGAGATGCAGGCGCCGCAGGGAGCCCGTGCCCAAGCCTACTCCAACCCTGGGTACAGCTCCTTCCCATCACCCACAGcttctgagcagagctgcaaagCGTGCGGGCTGCACTTCGACAGCTCCTCGAGGAAG CATATCTGCTTGGACTGTAAGAACAACTTCTGCACGTCCTGTTCAAGCCAGCCCGAAGGCGGCCCCCTGCTCTGCCACCTCTGTCAGCGCGTCCGAGCCACAGGTTTCCAGCGGGAAGAGCTGATCAAGATGAAGGTGAAGGATCTGCGCGATTACCTGGCGCTCCGTGAGATCTCCACCGAGCTGTGCCGTGAGAAGGAGGACCTGGTGTTCCTGGTTCTTGGCCACCAACCAGCGCCTAGCCAGGAGGAACAGACGAGAACAAACCCGTTTCATACTAGTGCCTCTGGACAGCAAGACTTTGTGATTCTCCCACCACCCAGCACAGCCTCTCCTACCTCACACGACACATCCCCAGTGTCTGCAGATCCCATCTCAAGCTCACTAGCTCAGGAACACAGAGAG tctACTGACTCGGAAGATAACCTGGTGCAGGGGAGGAAGGCTTCTCTTTCTGATCTAACAAGCATTGGAGACATCAGTGAGTTGTCTGTGCGACAGCTGAAGGAAATTCTTGCTCGCAACTTTGTCAACTACAAGGGCTGCTGTGAAAAgtgggagctgttggagagggtgaCTCGGCTTTATAAAGAGAAAGACCTTCAGCATCTAG TTTCCGACACTGATGATCAAACTG GTGGTGCTGGGCTTCCTGGTGTGGAGGACAACCTCTGCAAAATCTGCATGGACTTACCCATAGACTGTGTCCTGCTTGAGTGTGGCCACATGGTCACCTGCACCAAGTGTGGAAAGCGAATGAGTGAGTGTCCCATATGCAGGCAGTACGTGATAAGGGCTGTCCATGTCTTTAAGTCCTAA